The sequence TGAGAGAGGTTCTACACTGACCTGCCCTGTGGGAGGAGGATGTTGTTGACCCCGCCCAGCTTGACGTTGATCTTCAGGCAGAGATTAGAGAGGGTCTGGGGAGTGGTCTTCTGAACGTTCTTCACCTGGACACACTGGGTGGCCATGCCCAGCACTGTGTCACCAACACGCTTCACCTCAGCTACaccacacagggagggagggagggagacaggccatgtcagcACAACCGGAGAGATATACagctagcagtgtgtgtgtgtgtgtgtgttagaaagtCTACATATGAGATTTGATACAGTTGGAAAGATAATCCAGGAAACATACCAAAAACCCTTTTAGAGCACAGTGTTCTAGCTGAACCAAGAGGATTTACAGGTTAATCTAAAAAAAACAGGAGACAGCCATTCACTTAGGAACTTTCCTCACCATAGACGGGCGTCTTCCCAGGCAGGATGACCACCACCAGTTGCAAGCCTTGATAGGTGTACTTGAGATGTTTGAACATGGGCTCCACGCTGTCCGCCCCCTGGGCGTACTTACAGAAACAGGGTTGGCCCTGGATGGGCATCCCCGCATCACGAGAAATCTTACGCAGCTGGTCTGTAAACGCCCTGAGAGAAAGGTTTATCGGGGGTTAGATGGGGAAACAATAGTCCTAAAATATGGAAATCATAAAGGGCAAAAATGCAAGGAATATGTAGAAGTAATGAATGTTTTTAATACCGTCGAGGAATTGGTAGAAGAAATTAATGGTTTTTAATACTATCATGATTTCTGCAACAATAACTTGATAATAGAACCCCATCCTTGCAAATGCAGTTCTTACTTGAGCAGAAGTTCAGTACACTGTCTCTGTGGGGCGAAGCAGGCGATGGCCCACACCTTGATCTCTATGCCAGTGTGGAACTGCTTGTTCCTCATGTCCCACACTCCCTGGATGGGAGTTGCTATTGCTTTATTCTGCTTGAGTAAAAGGGAGAAGAGGTAAGGGTCAGaaacaaatagttgtctgtaacCACTCTTTCAGCCAACCATTTCATGCGGATGAATTACCTGACGCACAAAAAAAAGTCACGACTAGACTAATGGAAACATAAAATAccggtacaattttataaatgctgaCAAGACAATTTGTtagttcgacatggtgggatctttttgtgtctaaGAAATGGTGGAAAcacctttatgcgcaaatattgatataataaccatcctgACAAAGCGAACTTGGGAGTCACATGATATGTtctgtggtcctcccactacaactaaggaaagcatgcagtttattaatTATTAGGCTACAAATTAAacaagttatgatgaacttcacagggtgatgaaagtgcaaggtgatgagcttgatgctactttccaataaatattgagggtcttattctggtgacatgatgattgatgcttggCTGCTGTTTGACAGATACAAATAtggctcttatccataataatctcatgtaggtagcctacccacactgtatctgccagctgttggctagagcgcatgtGCCAAGACGAGTGGGCACATTCTCTATAGAACacaacagtttgtgacaaaaccatcagttgAGTGGAAATATTTAACTTGCATTTTTCattcggtacatgggaatttaatagcaaaagttatttttatgtgcCATTCTTCATCATCCATAGCCTTTTATCTGCAAAAAGTCAGTTTGATTgaaacatctctggtgggaaaatgcaatgttaaaaatatttgcatgaaaatctgttgcaAATTAGATAGAAACCTAGCTtgtggtaaaaaaaataataatttaaaagtcTACACAGGTTAACCAataaatttttttaaattaagacGATTACACCCAACTGGGATATGTCTCACATTCAAAACACAAATTATATAACATTAACACTCCAAAAAGCTCACTACCAAGTTTATTTttgcataatataatatataatataatacagaacTGTGGTTCATCAGTGCACTATTCTTACGCAGAGGCAACAACAAGTTGTTTAGAATGATCTAAATCAGTCAAACAATCCAGCTTAAATGGCAGAAACCTACCCGCCCTCCGTAGAGGATAGATGGGGCCTGGAGGACTCTGCCATTCACCTCGGTCATCTCATCCCTCACCATCACCCCAAACTCACGCACGTAAGGATCATTGTTAAAGTTGGCACTTCTCATCTGAAAAGGGTAGACGTTCAGCAGTAATAATTCAGAGGGGTTATTATACACTAGGACTTCAGAAAGACTGAAAGAAAACATTTGCATATGGTCAGGCCACCAATGGTTCAATAACAGCAGTTCAGTCATTGTACATTCAGTTAAAACCAAATACGTACTTTAAGTGCATAAAAATCAGCTTTCAAGACACTCAGTGCTTGAGTTCATTCCAGTAACTGTAACTTTACCAGTTTGCTGATCTCTTCCTGGCGGTCGGGTGCCGATCGGGCTGTGGCACGGATCATAGTAGACGTCTGATTGTCTGTCAGCTTCTTGATGCACCGCTGGCCAGCTACTATGTTGCATACCTGGACACAAACAACTTTATTAATACCCTCAGGGACACATTAAGAAGGCATCATCGACCAGGAGATTAATCTCCCATACCCTAGAGATACAAGGCATTTTCACTGTTTCAAATGGCAAACTGGAGTTTCTATAATACCGCCAGGGACCTCATTCTTTTTAACAATTTGAACCCAGCAGTAAACCATCTGAGGTTGTGAGGGGAGACTGCAGACTGACCTCAAGGGGGAGGTAGGTGTGTTTCTGCTCCTGTCCAACCTGTAGACAGGGGAGGTGGGGGTAGCGTAGTATGAGTTTGTACTTGTCTTTGAAGTACTGTGCTACTGTGCATTCTATGGTCTGGCCATTCTCCTGCTGCAGAGGAAACCTGAGGTCAAACAGAtgagagaaataaagaaaataatgttTGATTGGATTTTCAAAGGGATTCAAGATCCCAAGTGGGGATTTCTGTTTGTCTTGATTGCTCTTAAATCCGTGCATGAAAGATGTGTTAAGCAGTTTTTTGTTTTACATCCCTATGCAAACCATTCCTGGTTATATCACAAGATACTAAAGGAATTGAGGCAGTAGTTGTGAATCTTTTATGGTGTTCTTTCTTACGTCTGGTGGCTGGCTGGTCGTCTGGTAACATTACATACTCTGTACTTCCTTTTCATCTGACCACAGTGAGTGATCTCAACCTTCAGACCTGAGAATCACAATGGCAAAACAATGGTCGGATTCACACACTGAACAATAACATTTTCCTATTTTATCACATTCTACTTTTAAATAACAAAGTTCAAATCAGATTTTACTTCAATACACAAATAGATATCAATATTTATTATTATAAAATACAGAATTGTTGGGTATAAGTATTAAAGCATTTCCACTCAGACAGACAAAAAAAACAACCCAACGCAACTATTGATTACCTGGTAATGAATGATTACCTTTGATTTCCTTGGTAAACTTTACTCTCTGGGAGTCGGTTAAGGGCTTCTGTTGTTCTTCAATGCTTTTGAAATCCAAAACCTCACACATGAACTCAATCACAGGCTGAGCCTTGTAGAACGCGGTGGCAGACACTGGAACAACAAAACACCAAACACAGCGATGAGATTCACAGACCTATCCTCCGGCTTCCAAATACATACTGTAACTTACGATTATGTAGGTTGCGCTTGATTGAGGATAGTTGGTTGGGTTTACCTTTTTAGGACCAATGGCATCACCTCAAAAGTACAAGCCCCACCCAATCAGCACTTTAGGAAGAATTAAATCTATTTACTGCCTGAAACATACCATGGAATGAGATTCTATCCTCCTTCCAGTCACACACCCAACACAGAGACATACTCTAGTCAGACACACTCCctactatttagggaatagggtgccatttgggacgtagacatTTCCTGTGTGAAACCTACCGTCAATGTTTAGCATCATCTTCCACAGGGAAGGCCTGACTGATTGGTGGAACCCAAACCAGACCTCCCTGCCACCGCCAAGGGGGTTAGAGCATCCCTCTGAAGGGGTGAAGAAAGAACGTCCGACGGGGGTGTACCTGGTGGAAGAGGGTGTGAAGACAATGTGATTCACCTCAGTCTCAACAGAATCTGGCTTCACAAGGAGCCTGACAGAGGAATTTGAATAAACAGGGCCAAATACACTAGATGTAAATGGTGTGTGCATAGGTATAGAGAAAACAGTGGTTTATGAACAAATTTGAGGGTCATTAAGTATGTGGACCAATGTATTACAGCAGACATGGTAATGCTAAGCCTATTTGCACATTTTGTCTGAGAACTTTGTATGCAACTATAAATACCACCATTAAATACCAATATTACTTAGCGAAAATATACTGGTTGTTTTCAAGGGGAAAAGACTGACCTCATAGAGGGCAAATGTCTCATGACCACATCCAGGGCCTGGATGGTCTCGAAGGGGATGTTTGGCAGTCGTCCCGACAGGGCTTCTTGAAGAGCTTGCAAACTGACGCAGGACACCCACTTTATGGCCACTTTGAAGCTCCTGTCCTTCCCCTCGCCTGGGATGGTCACTTCCAGCTCCACCTGTCAGTGTACGTGTACAGGTGTTTTAGTGTGTTTAAAATGGGCATGACTACCCAGTCAAAGCATCTAAAAGcttaataaaatgtatttttcataTCACTAGGCAAGTCAAGACCTTACATGGAATATGTAGCCTATACACAAGGTAAAACCACTCTCCATCCAATATTA is a genomic window of Oncorhynchus keta strain PuntledgeMale-10-30-2019 chromosome 19, Oket_V2, whole genome shotgun sequence containing:
- the LOC118370961 gene encoding protein argonaute-2 isoform X3 translates to MYSSGAAGAAEMLEPPHSSGSIGSDPPSPPVPEYVFKPPSRPDFGTMGRTIKLQANFFEMEIPKLEVYHYDIDIKPEKCPRRVNREIVEHMVQHFKTQIFGDRKPVYDGRKNLYTAMPLPIGREKVELEVTIPGEGKDRSFKVAIKWVSCVSLQALQEALSGRLPNIPFETIQALDVVMRHLPSMRYTPVGRSFFTPSEGCSNPLGGGREVWFGFHQSVRPSLWKMMLNIDVSATAFYKAQPVIEFMCEVLDFKSIEEQQKPLTDSQRVKFTKEIKGNHSLPGLKVEITHCGQMKRKYRVCNVTRRPASHQTFPLQQENGQTIECTVAQYFKDKYKLILRYPHLPCLQVGQEQKHTYLPLEVCNIVAGQRCIKKLTDNQTSTMIRATARSAPDRQEEISKLMRSANFNNDPYVREFGVMVRDEMTEVNGRVLQAPSILYGGRQNKAIATPIQGVWDMRNKQFHTGIEIKVWAIACFAPQRQCTELLLKAFTDQLRKISRDAGMPIQGQPCFCKYAQGADSVEPMFKHLKYTYQGLQLVVVILPGKTPVYAEVKRVGDTVLGMATQCVQVKNVQKTTPQTLSNLCLKINVKLGGVNNILLPQGRPLVFQQPVIFLGADVTHPPAGDGKKPSIAAVVGSMDAHPSRYCATVRVQQHRQDIIQDLATMVRELLIQFYKSTRFKPTRIIYYRDGISEGQFNQVLQHELLAIREACIKLEKDYQPGITFVVVQKRHHTRLFCMDRNERVGKSGNIPAGTTVDTKITHPSEFDFYLCSHAGIQGTSRPSHYHVLWDDNHFTSDELQVLTYQLCHTYVRCTRSVSIPAPAYYAHLVAFRARYHLVDKEHDSAEGSHTSGQSNGRDQQALAKAVQIHQDTLRTMYFA
- the LOC118370961 gene encoding protein argonaute-2 isoform X2, with product MYSSGAAGAAEMLEPPHSSGSIGSDPPSPPVPEYVFKPPSRPDFGTMGRTIKLQANFFEMEIPKLEVYHYDIDIKPEKCPRRVNREIVEHMVQHFKTQIFGDRKPVYDGRKNLYTAMPLPIGREKVELEVTIPGEGKDRSFKVAIKWVSCVSLQALQEALSGRLPNIPFETIQALDVVMRHLPSMRYTPVGRSFFTPSEGCSNPLGGGREVWFGFHQSVRPSLWKMMLNIDVSATAFYKAQPVIEFMCEVLDFKSIEEQQKPLTDSQRVKFTKEIKGNHSLPGLKVEITHCGQMKRKYRVCNVTRRPASHQTFPLQQENGQTIECTVAQYFKDKYKLILRYPHLPCLQVGQEQKHTYLPLEVCNIVAGQRCIKKLTDNQTSTMIRATARSAPDRQEEISKLMRSANFNNDPYVREFGVMVRDEMTEVNGRVLQAPSILYGGRNKAIATPIQGVWDMRNKQFHTGIEIKVWAIACFAPQRQCTELLLKAFTDQLRKISRDAGMPIQGQPCFCKYAQGADSVEPMFKHLKYTYQGLQLVVVILPGKTPVYAEVKRVGDTVLGMATQCVQVKNVQKTTPQTLSNLCLKINVKLGGVNNILLPQGRPLVFQQPVIFLGADVTHPPAGDGKKPSIAAVVGSMDAHPSRYCATVRVQQHRQDIIQDLATMVRELLIQFYKSTRFKPTRIIYYRDGISEGQFNQVRLEVLQHELLAIREACIKLEKDYQPGITFVVVQKRHHTRLFCMDRNERVGKSGNIPAGTTVDTKITHPSEFDFYLCSHAGIQGTSRPSHYHVLWDDNHFTSDELQVLTYQLCHTYVRCTRSVSIPAPAYYAHLVAFRARYHLVDKEHDSAEGSHTSGQSNGRDQQALAKAVQIHQDTLRTMYFA
- the LOC118370961 gene encoding protein argonaute-2 isoform X1 produces the protein MYSSGAAGAAEMLEPPHSSGSIGSDPPSPPVPEYVFKPPSRPDFGTMGRTIKLQANFFEMEIPKLEVYHYDIDIKPEKCPRRVNREIVEHMVQHFKTQIFGDRKPVYDGRKNLYTAMPLPIGREKVELEVTIPGEGKDRSFKVAIKWVSCVSLQALQEALSGRLPNIPFETIQALDVVMRHLPSMRYTPVGRSFFTPSEGCSNPLGGGREVWFGFHQSVRPSLWKMMLNIDVSATAFYKAQPVIEFMCEVLDFKSIEEQQKPLTDSQRVKFTKEIKGNHSLPGLKVEITHCGQMKRKYRVCNVTRRPASHQTFPLQQENGQTIECTVAQYFKDKYKLILRYPHLPCLQVGQEQKHTYLPLEVCNIVAGQRCIKKLTDNQTSTMIRATARSAPDRQEEISKLMRSANFNNDPYVREFGVMVRDEMTEVNGRVLQAPSILYGGRQNKAIATPIQGVWDMRNKQFHTGIEIKVWAIACFAPQRQCTELLLKAFTDQLRKISRDAGMPIQGQPCFCKYAQGADSVEPMFKHLKYTYQGLQLVVVILPGKTPVYAEVKRVGDTVLGMATQCVQVKNVQKTTPQTLSNLCLKINVKLGGVNNILLPQGRPLVFQQPVIFLGADVTHPPAGDGKKPSIAAVVGSMDAHPSRYCATVRVQQHRQDIIQDLATMVRELLIQFYKSTRFKPTRIIYYRDGISEGQFNQVRLEVLQHELLAIREACIKLEKDYQPGITFVVVQKRHHTRLFCMDRNERVGKSGNIPAGTTVDTKITHPSEFDFYLCSHAGIQGTSRPSHYHVLWDDNHFTSDELQVLTYQLCHTYVRCTRSVSIPAPAYYAHLVAFRARYHLVDKEHDSAEGSHTSGQSNGRDQQALAKAVQIHQDTLRTMYFA
- the LOC118370961 gene encoding protein argonaute-2 isoform X6, with the translated sequence MYSSGAAGAAEMLEPPHSSGSIGSDPPSPPVPEYVFKPPSRPDFGTMGRTIKLQANFFEMEIPKLEVYHYDIDIKPEKCPRRVNREIVEHMVQHFKTQIFGDRKPVYDGRKNLYTAMPLPIGREKVELEVTIPGEGKDRSFKVAIKWVSCVSLQALQEALSGRLPNIPFETIQALDVVMRHLPSMRYTPVGRSFFTPSEGCSNPLGGGREVWFGFHQSVRPSLWKMMLNIDVSATAFYKAQPVIEFMCEVLDFKSIEEQQKPLTDSQRVKFTKEIKGLKVEITHCGQMKRKYRVCNVTRRPASHQTFPLQQENGQTIECTVAQYFKDKYKLILRYPHLPCLQVGQEQKHTYLPLEVCNIVAGQRCIKKLTDNQTSTMIRATARSAPDRQEEISKLMRSANFNNDPYVREFGVMVRDEMTEVNGRVLQAPSILYGGRNKAIATPIQGVWDMRNKQFHTGIEIKVWAIACFAPQRQCTELLLKAFTDQLRKISRDAGMPIQGQPCFCKYAQGADSVEPMFKHLKYTYQGLQLVVVILPGKTPVYAEVKRVGDTVLGMATQCVQVKNVQKTTPQTLSNLCLKINVKLGGVNNILLPQGRPLVFQQPVIFLGADVTHPPAGDGKKPSIAAVVGSMDAHPSRYCATVRVQQHRQDIIQDLATMVRELLIQFYKSTRFKPTRIIYYRDGISEGQFNQVLQHELLAIREACIKLEKDYQPGITFVVVQKRHHTRLFCMDRNERVGKSGNIPAGTTVDTKITHPSEFDFYLCSHAGIQGTSRPSHYHVLWDDNHFTSDELQVLTYQLCHTYVRCTRSVSIPAPAYYAHLVAFRARYHLVDKEHDSAEGSHTSGQSNGRDQQALAKAVQIHQDTLRTMYFA
- the LOC118370961 gene encoding protein argonaute-2 isoform X5 yields the protein MYSSGAAGAAEMLEPPHSSGSIGSDPPSPPVPEYVFKPPSRPDFGTMGRTIKLQANFFEMEIPKLEVYHYDIDIKPEKCPRRVNREIVEHMVQHFKTQIFGDRKPVYDGRKNLYTAMPLPIGREKVELEVTIPGEGKDRSFKVAIKWVSCVSLQALQEALSGRLPNIPFETIQALDVVMRHLPSMRYTPVGRSFFTPSEGCSNPLGGGREVWFGFHQSVRPSLWKMMLNIDVSATAFYKAQPVIEFMCEVLDFKSIEEQQKPLTDSQRVKFTKEIKGLKVEITHCGQMKRKYRVCNVTRRPASHQTFPLQQENGQTIECTVAQYFKDKYKLILRYPHLPCLQVGQEQKHTYLPLEVCNIVAGQRCIKKLTDNQTSTMIRATARSAPDRQEEISKLMRSANFNNDPYVREFGVMVRDEMTEVNGRVLQAPSILYGGRQNKAIATPIQGVWDMRNKQFHTGIEIKVWAIACFAPQRQCTELLLKAFTDQLRKISRDAGMPIQGQPCFCKYAQGADSVEPMFKHLKYTYQGLQLVVVILPGKTPVYAEVKRVGDTVLGMATQCVQVKNVQKTTPQTLSNLCLKINVKLGGVNNILLPQGRPLVFQQPVIFLGADVTHPPAGDGKKPSIAAVVGSMDAHPSRYCATVRVQQHRQDIIQDLATMVRELLIQFYKSTRFKPTRIIYYRDGISEGQFNQVRLEVLQHELLAIREACIKLEKDYQPGITFVVVQKRHHTRLFCMDRNERVGKSGNIPAGTTVDTKITHPSEFDFYLCSHAGIQGTSRPSHYHVLWDDNHFTSDELQVLTYQLCHTYVRCTRSVSIPAPAYYAHLVAFRARYHLVDKEHDSAEGSHTSGQSNGRDQQALAKAVQIHQDTLRTMYFA
- the LOC118370961 gene encoding protein argonaute-2 isoform X4, which encodes MYSSGAAGAAEMLEPPHSSGSIGSDPPSPPVPEYVFKPPSRPDFGTMGRTIKLQANFFEMEIPKLEVYHYDIDIKPEKCPRRVNREIVEHMVQHFKTQIFGDRKPVYDGRKNLYTAMPLPIGREKVELEVTIPGEGKDRSFKVAIKWVSCVSLQALQEALSGRLPNIPFETIQALDVVMRHLPSMRYTPVGRSFFTPSEGCSNPLGGGREVWFGFHQSVRPSLWKMMLNIDVSATAFYKAQPVIEFMCEVLDFKSIEEQQKPLTDSQRVKFTKEIKGNHSLPGLKVEITHCGQMKRKYRVCNVTRRPASHQTFPLQQENGQTIECTVAQYFKDKYKLILRYPHLPCLQVGQEQKHTYLPLEVCNIVAGQRCIKKLTDNQTSTMIRATARSAPDRQEEISKLMRSANFNNDPYVREFGVMVRDEMTEVNGRVLQAPSILYGGRNKAIATPIQGVWDMRNKQFHTGIEIKVWAIACFAPQRQCTELLLKAFTDQLRKISRDAGMPIQGQPCFCKYAQGADSVEPMFKHLKYTYQGLQLVVVILPGKTPVYAEVKRVGDTVLGMATQCVQVKNVQKTTPQTLSNLCLKINVKLGGVNNILLPQGRPLVFQQPVIFLGADVTHPPAGDGKKPSIAAVVGSMDAHPSRYCATVRVQQHRQDIIQDLATMVRELLIQFYKSTRFKPTRIIYYRDGISEGQFNQVLQHELLAIREACIKLEKDYQPGITFVVVQKRHHTRLFCMDRNERVGKSGNIPAGTTVDTKITHPSEFDFYLCSHAGIQGTSRPSHYHVLWDDNHFTSDELQVLTYQLCHTYVRCTRSVSIPAPAYYAHLVAFRARYHLVDKEHDSAEGSHTSGQSNGRDQQALAKAVQIHQDTLRTMYFA